One Candidatus Desulfatibia profunda genomic window carries:
- the efp gene encoding elongation factor P has protein sequence MYVSSDLRKGLKIEIDGDPYVIIQFEFVKPGKGQALYKCKLKNMVTGSQFDRTYRSGDKFNPANLEELQMEYLYSDGERYCFMNTTTYEQEFLTQGQVGESISFLKENTVCSVLFFEGRPIGVALPNFVDLRIAEADAWAKGDTAAGSTKPATLETGYVVQVPPFIEEGELVRIDTRTGQYVERVKG, from the coding sequence ATGTATGTCAGCAGTGACCTGAGAAAAGGTCTGAAAATCGAGATTGATGGCGATCCTTATGTGATCATTCAATTTGAATTCGTCAAGCCCGGAAAGGGTCAGGCCCTATACAAGTGCAAGCTGAAAAACATGGTAACCGGATCTCAGTTTGACCGAACGTACAGATCCGGCGATAAATTCAACCCGGCTAACCTCGAAGAACTCCAGATGGAATATTTATATTCAGACGGCGAACGCTATTGTTTCATGAACACAACGACCTATGAACAGGAATTTCTTACCCAGGGTCAGGTGGGCGAATCGATCAGTTTTTTAAAAGAAAACACGGTTTGTAGTGTTCTGTTTTTCGAAGGCAGACCGATCGGGGTTGCTTTGCCCAATTTCGTCGATCTGCGGATTGCCGAGGCAGATGCGTGGGCAAAGGGAGATACAGCCGCCGGCAGTACAAAACCGGCTACACTCGAAACCGGTTATGTTGTTCAGGTTCCGCCGTTTATCGAGGAGGGCGAGCTGGTTCGGATCGATACTAGAACCGGACAGTATGTCGAACGTGTCAAAGGATAA